DNA from Triticum aestivum cultivar Chinese Spring chromosome 7D, IWGSC CS RefSeq v2.1, whole genome shotgun sequence:
cggcgttggagatgtggttgttgttgttgtagaggtgcgatatgtgcagccggtggtggttggggaagacgcttgagtaattcagtaaacttgttatccagctttgtctcgaacgacttctccacggcatctatcttctccatagcctcttcaaatctgtttagcacatctcccacctggccactcatcatttgctgaaatttatcatgcaactccttgttcgtcatgttctcccaatcagtctcatcggcttgtgatcctgccatagttagcagcaatagaaacacaaaagaatatgatcctgcagactactaggaagtggtggtgatggtggtgtgtcacaaaaccttcaagcgaatctcaaattcttaccagttcttacccagcagcaggcggtgatcggcaaccgatgtagtcaaaactctcaaagcttggatagagcgattaccagggagagtcaaacgcacgatgtagatgtatgtggagttgggaaggcttataatatggtagcaaaaatggtcagcaataatcaattcagagatgcaaagttgaataaacgctcaacgacggtactgtgctggtcctaggctagaccgtgctagagacgcgagcctagaacactaacaaaatcacggcgctgcacgtaaacaagggaaaagcacactctggaaaaaaaattctcttttttttcgcgctctttttgttttttttttgcgaaaaatcactataatgacgagtgtctcaaaactcttcccaggtcaaactgacaggatgggcacaaaatttttttttgactatttttttcggaaatcagggcagcgacgacgaaaaagtgcgacaaaaaatcactatgatggcgagtgtctgaaaacactccccgggacctaaaaataggatagggaaaaatatttttggttgccgaaattttggcctaaaaactgcccgggggtctccagactttttttttcttCCGAGACCTACTCGGGCAAGGAAACAGGAAACGGAAATAGATGGATCtttaaaacaaaccgaatatgaaaagaactcggattggtggtggatatatggtggtaggatatggcagcggtggtggtatatggtagcggtggtggtatatggatacagatcggtggtggtatatggatacggattggtggtggtatatggatacggattcagagcggtggcggataagcaatagtggtagatggcaaggcgatgatgatggtgcggcgccggcgtgacaacttatgaccagaactcgaaactctaaaagactagactctaagaccagcaacttgacacgacgatgcaacagcaaattcaacaaagcaaaaaccctaaaaagattatgcaaaggctcagattggttcggatatgatgaactaaccctaatttttttgtgtgtggctttttcgtggactgtaggtatgaagaacagactcgatctaaactacgaaaaactgtaaaatctcaccgagcaacctggaaatctgataccacttgatagaggcaaaggtgtcccgtctttcgatgagatgatggatatcgctttgatggaagtcgactttgacgatccgactatgaacgtgcgaggacgtcgcgccttagcaatcgctaaaccaactccgagaagttattgaccacgccggagcacgatcaacctgaccacgagggtctgtttcctgcgagcaaacgaagaacaagcaagaaactgagattgcaatctggatattgcgaatataagatgaaagctttattgatcaaggtggggttctgtgacgcctttgtctggtcgttgaacacaaacgaagtacgcgaagttgcagctatggcgaacttttaatctaaacaaaacccaaagtctaaacggtgccctaagggctgtatatatgaaggaagaggggggaatttcgtggcccttggagaaggggtccgaaaccaaccctatctcttgtttccccacacatacggactctaaaaacagcctatacttatgtatttcgaaattacatgggccaggcccaataataaggtgacgcagcacctagaatagcctctggacgaaatttatgaagtggcatcttgtatatttcgtccaaggcttcattcactccttatggtggcttcaaagtcttgaaatcatcactggtaactccgttcttgttccccttgcgcatgccatcaactccatgcttgttcttgctccaatgttcatccttctccaatccaggcccttcatttgtaagcaaaacaaaagtatccaatttaggcagcatcatattctcatgaacattagaatcattaccaagaaacgaaagtacctggtaatttaattggcgtgcgcgagctctagtaattggtccattatatgtaacagtaggggttgtgggtgtaacaatggtattgatgtcctcatcacccatGAGCCATTATTGGTGCGGAAGAAGTCTTCAACCTGACGGGCAATCATGGCATCCCCTGAATATGAGATCTTCACCTTCAGGTTgttgtaagtacatgatgtttCACTTGGATCAGTGTTATCTCTGCTGTTGCAGGCCTTCTATAGAACAATGAACCGGTGTAAGGGATTGGCCACATGCTTAAACTCTCGTAGCAAACATTCATCAAAGTAATACATTGTACGTACCTTGTCGAGACGAATGAAAAGGTTCTCTAAGTTGGGAGAATTCTCAAGCATGGTTGATAATGCATTAAACTCACTATCTATACACCATTCACCAAGGGATAGAGTCCTCAGGTTTTCAAACACAGGGCAGTTCTCCAGTTCCGTCGTCAGCAGAACCTGCACATTAGTGTTGAAGTTGGTACTGATGGTCCACTGACATGTGACATCTAGGGCACATGTTAGATCTACCGACTAGAAAATAACCAACCAAGCTAGTTCTATGGCATTCCATATTTAAGATATCACGTAGGACACCAAAGACCAAACAGTAAGTTAGGTTCAAAGTTCAAAAAGCCATAGAGACTAGTGGTTGAAACCTTTGTAGAGATAAGATGTTAAGACTGTGAAGGTAGTAACTTCAATGTTCTTTTTTCTTGCAGTAGCAACTATCCAATAGGCTGATCCACTAGTAAAATGATGCTAGGTAATGCTAAAGCTGGTATTTGAGTGGTCAACGTCTCAACGATATAATTTCAGCTCTTCATCTAGACAGATTCATAATGACTTGAGAGATTCACCACCAGAAGAAGAAATACCAAAATGTTATTCACGCATTACATTTCAAGATAGTACTCTACCCCTTATCCCCTTCCCATGCAGAAAGCATAAAAGAACGAGAAGGTGATAGTATCAGCGACATGAATAAACGTACCTCTCCTCGATGAGCTGACAAGTTCATTGTTCTCACATTCGAGAGGCTGTGAAAAATACGTTTGCCACCATAAACTACAATATCACCGCTTCCAGGATGCTCACAATCCCTTGCATGCTCATCAGCAACTGCACAGCTATCATCATCAGATGGAGATTGAGATTCACTGACGTCAGAGTCCTCAGCATCAGTATATGTGTCGCCATCGTCCTCATCATCCTGTACTGACCATGGGCGAGCATGTTGCAAGCAAGCGTCATCAAGCATGATAGTGGCTGTCACTAGTGACCCCGAGTTCTTGATCTGAGGAACAAAACTGCAAGGTCTGATACAGCGCAGGGCTGCAAGGTTCGAAGCATCAACCGTGAGGTCGTTAAAGATTTTGCAGTTGACCATAGTCAAACGCTTGAGTGAGGTTGATCGAATCTGCGTGGCATATATGAGAGCTTTCCTGAGCTCTAGTTCCTCCAAAGAAGTACACCTAGAACAGAGCCCCGAGAGGGAGCGGCTGTCCAAGGACACGTTGGCGAGCTGCAAGATGTTGAGGTTGCCAGAAAGAAAGACCGTGCAATCCAGCTTGAGGATTGGGCGGTGATGCTTCGCGGAGAGCTGGATAGCTGTGGCATTGCGCCTGAGAGCATGAACGATCCACGTGTTGGCGTCGTCGTGGTTCCAGTGCAGCCGGAGCGTGTTCAACGGCTTGCGGTCCCGCCGGAGAAGCAGGTGCTTGACGAACTCGGCGTACCAATCCTGGTCAACGCAGCGGGAGCAGGCGCACAGCCGGCGGATGTCGAGGCACGGCGCGGAGGCCCAGGTGCGGCGCCACCGCCTCGAGAGCGCGCTCGTGCGGACCACCTCCCACGCCTTCATGTAGGAGAAGACGTGGTGGCACAGGTCGTCCGTGAGGTCGCTGATGCGGTCGCGTCCACCGCCTCCCGCTGCCCCGTCGCGCGGCGCCCCCCGCCCTGCGCCCCCCTGAAGCATTTTCTCGAACAGGTTGCCTGCACGGACAACGACGATCAGCATCAACCCGCACGGGGAAAGAAAATCTTGGCAAACGCGCAGCAAGAAACCAAGAAGAGCTAGCGATGCTGCATTGCGACGAACGGATTCGAGATTGGAACAAGAACTCGTTAGGATTATGGTCCCTCGCATGGCCGGCAGTGGAAGGGAGGAGAAGAACTTACGAGGTGGTTGAGGCTGGCCGGATGAAATCGGGCGACGGGCGGGCGTTCTCGGCTCTCGCTGCTTCTGCTTTGGGTGCACGCAGGTCGGAGAGCAAAGGGGTGGAAAGAAGGGAAATGCAAAAGTTGGACGATAACCGGGCCGGTAAAAGAGTGCAGGAGTATATTTAAAGGGGGGCAACGTGAaaaggagattgtaataattcccCTGATCTAAAATTAATTGACACTCAAAAAAATAATTATCTAAATTAATTAACGCAGCTTCTGTACAAGATGCAACATTGTCGGCTGCGTCCGTTAattcggagggagtaatatattttcCGTCCAACTTTTAATATAGTAGTATTTttcatgaaaaataccaaatggaGGCTGAGCTTCATGAAGGTTGAAAACTTCAAAATTCAGACTGAAGCACATCATTGATCTGAGAACCAGCATACCTAGGAGCAGCATAGAAGCACCGCGGATAGCTATCAATTTCACCATGGCGGCTAACTTCAAATAATAGGTAACTTAAAAGAATAATAGCTATTATCTTGGGAATCATCGATATTGGGAAAGTCCATAAAATTTAGGAACATTAGAGTTTTCATTAAAATAGACTTCGTTTGGTAGTATCGTTTCCCTTTGTAACAAAGTCATCACTATGCCGCTAAGATAAAAGAGCAAATGCTGGGAGGAAAACGTACTAAGAACTCCTCTTTAGCTATTTGACAACGACATTTCGGTCATTTTGTGGCCAAATTATTTGGTATACACCGACACCATACATACACGCATCCTCTTTGTAATGTCGAATAGACTTTTGCAACGATATAACAAAGAAATAGATAATTAGTTCGAGGACTTTATTTTCTTCGTTTCAACTTTTATCTTTGGCGCACTTTTAAAGAAGAGATGTTAGTATACAAATATATTTATTTCATACTAGAAAACTTTGACTTTCTTTTACAAATAAGCCTTGGATTTTTATTGGGACTTTCAGTGATACAAGTCATTTAAGGAAACAAAAAAAAATACAGGCAGATCCTCATAGAGCCAAACAAACTCAATCAACACGAGCCAAAAGTGTACCGTCGTTGCTGCTCCATCACCAACGCTCATGACATTGTATCCTACGGTTGGTAAAGTCGCCGTGCTAAGACCAACCACCAAAGAAGAAGACTTGTGTGGATCGGAAATGCCAGAGCCGAACCATCTCTTAAACAAAGTTTCTGCCAACTCACATTCTGAAGGACCCAAAATAACACAATCATCGTCTCCCAGATTCAACACTGGTAATCGAGATGACCACCGCTTCGATGAGAGATATGGAGAAAAATTATTCGCCACCGCTGGTGTTGGAGCCATGGACAGCCAAAGACCTAACTAAGGCACCTAGACTACTAAAATCACAAAGAAAAAGTACGTAGAGTTTCCCTCCCCCGCGATTGATGGAGGTGAGAGAAACCCCCATGATGCCCGAGTCTGAGGTGGCTTCCTCCCTCCTCCCATTGGATCGCTCCTAGCGGCTAGAGCTTTCACGGGGTTGAGTATACAGGGAGAGGGAGTATGCCTTTGATTAACAATTACCTACTACGTGGCACATGTGTGAATCCATCTAAAAAGCCAACTATCCCTATTAATATGTAAATGGTACAAGTTAATGAATGCCGAAAAATTAATGTACAATAAGTACTTATGATCTTCATTTTATAGAGTTATTATTGGGATGGATGAAGTAGTATTTAGTTTCTTTGTCAAAACAGTGGAATATTTTCTAAGTAAAAAAAGGAGTTTCATGAGTTAAATTAATTATAAATTTACATATGCCTTAAGATAACAAACATCTAGTAGTTCCTATGGACAATAAAACAATTTTCACATGTTTTGTAAGAAAAAAAAATCTTGTACGAAACGGGATAATTCTTGCAACTTATAAAAGTGTATAaaatatttttattcctttttacggTATACATTTTCATATGTAAATCCTTCCCCGATGAGCTAatgttttttttacaaaaaatGCTTTTTGAGGATAATAAATATTGATAAACGTTTGACACCCGTGCGCTGGCCCAAGCGTTGGGCCAGTCGCACGCACATCGTCTGATGCGCTAGATTGGACGCTCGCGTTCCCACCGCAGCCGCACTCGCGTCCACGTGCTGGTGGGGATCCACACACCGCTTTGGACGCAGCGTTATCCCTTCACTCGCGTCGCCTCCTCCATTCTCCATCATTCGTTCTGCTTTTTTCCATCCACCTCCGCTTCTTGCTGCTGCATGGCGGCAACCAACATGGAGATGCGAGATTTTGATGGCGAAACACCGGCGACGGCGCTGTGTAGATGCCACGGCGTGCGTTTTTggtggccggagctgagcggggctGCAACCACGACGGTGCTGCAACTAGCGCTCGTCGCCATGGCCACCCGCAGCTGATTTGCGCTCCTCTCCATGGCCTCCACAGCAAGATTTTGCTACAACCATGTTTTTTTTCTGGAACCAACCCTTGTTTTTGCTACCATCCACTCACCCCAAAATCTGCTACCGTggtgatttttgctggaaccggcgaaCCATTTTGCTACAACTGTTTTGCGTTTTTGTTACTACCGGTGTCTTGTggatttttgctacatccatctccATGACATCACCTGTTTCTTTCAGTCAATTTTTTTCTACAACCATGctttgattttgctggaaccgaAGATAAATTTTGCTACAACCGTATTTTCATTTTGCTGGAACCGAAGACAATTTTTTCTACATCCACCACGGCGGTGTTGGTCGACGGCGGCGATGGCTTTTTTTTGCTGCACCCGTCTCTGATTTTTGCTACTACCTTGCTACCACCAGAGTCTTGCTAGAAGCATCAGGAGTTTTTGCTACCACCCCtagtttttgttttgatttttgctgAACTAGCCTAAAAATTGCTACCACCGCCTTTCGGTTTTGCTAGAACCGGCATTTTTTGCTTCGCCGGCGGCGGTAAAGGCGGGTCGTGTTTTGCTTCACCGGCGGCGAGCAGGGCAGCGGTGGTCCAAACGAGGGCAGCGCGGGCCAGTGTGCGGGATCCCGCGAGCGGCGGCGACGCTCCCTTTTTTTGTCCTCTTTTTTCCCATGGGGGAAGATGACGAAAGGGGACGCGGGACAGATCTAACAGTTATGCGCTTCCAGATCGAACGGCGCTGGGTGGACCGGCCGAAACttgcgccggtgcgccggcgcagagtACTGCCCATAAATATTTACCGGAGTTTCCTCAAATAGGAGTGGCTTGAAACCAAATACTGGCCCAGAAAATCCTATATGCCGCATATTGCGTCAAGATGTCGAGCGTTAGCACAGGATTCAGGAGGGAGCGACGCGATCTGGGCCGGCCCGTTAGCGGTTAGCCTACCAACGGTTttctccggttttgggaaccttctagaaggttccctgaatCGGTTTTTCTTTTTTCCTGTTGTTTTTTGTGGCTGGTTTTCATTTAGGTTTtattttcgttttttcttttctgtttctttttttatttttgttttcatttttatcttttctgtttctttgttattttttgtttatttttcgaAAATTTCAAATTTTCTTCAGATATTCAAAAGATGTTCCTCTTAACAAAATTTGTtcagaattcaaaaaatgttcacatttcaaAAAATATgcaggaatttcaaaaaaaatgtgtccTGTTATAAATCGTTCACAAATTCAAATTTTGCtccgattttcaaaaaatgttcctctaAAAAAAATTGGTtcagaatttttaaaaatgttcacgtttcaaaaaatattccttttataaattgttcacaaatttcaaaaatgtacaggaattccaaaaatgttcctatttttaaaaatttgttcacaaattcaaaaaaaaaatcacgtTCTGTTAATTTTTTTtgacaattcaaaaaatgttcatgatcccAAAATCTGTTCAGAAAATTTTGAAATGTTTGTTCTTCCAATTTTTTGTTCGGAATTTGGTGAAAAGTTCCATTTTGAACTTTTgttaataaattctaaaaatgttcgTAGTTATAAATTTTTGTTCAAATTACATGATGTTCCTTTTTTCAATTATTtgttcaaaaattctaaaaatgttcgAAGTTTCAAAATTTGTCCAGATTTTCATAATTTGTAcacgtatttaaaaaatgttccttttGCCGAAAATTGTTCAaacattcaaaaaatgttttgcACATTTTCAAAGTATACATGTTAAAGAAGTACACTTGAAAAAAACAATTACTGCAGTAACTAATTCCTGTTCGCTACATTAACTGATTCAAATTCGCTATATGCCCAGTTCTACGCTAGGACTATTTCTTTAGATTGTGCGCTGCAATACTAACATCAAAACTTGTGTGGTGGAGTGGCTGTGAGGTCGCAATTGCAAGCTGGAGTCTACTGTTCGAATCCTCACATCGCAccatcattaccttttgctatcaTTTTCCTTCTCGCGGTAGAGCTCGATGGGCCGGCCCACTCGCGCTGTCTCCTGTGCGCGAACGCCCAACATTTTGACGCATAATGCGGCGCATAGGACCTCCCTACTGGCCCGACCTCCATGGAGTCCGACTTCGTTGCTGTGAGTGGACATCGAGCCCGGGTGAAGTCTGATGTAAGATTAGGCCCAACGAGCTTTGGTCCAAGCGGTGGCGATATACACACAGACAGGCCAGTATccatccctcaaaaaaaaaaaaaaaaagacagGCCAGTATCCCACCTTCTCACACGCAGGTCACAGTTCACGTCTCCGTCGGCCCACCCTGAGCTCCGCGGCCGCGCGGAGACGGAGCGCCGCCGGACGCCTCCCTGCTCCGGTGCTCCCTGGGTAGGGTTCCCGCTCTTCGCTCGCTTTACTACCAGGTAAACCCCCGCCACCCACCCTCCTTGTTAGATTTGATTAAAATCATGCCGAACCATCTCCGATGGCGCGCAGCATAAGGTTCCGGGAACGGCGGACGCGGTGCTTTCGGCGGTGTATTGGCACGAGAGGGCCGCCATTAGATCGGCATTTTGCTCCCCGTTTCTAGGTTGCAGCTGATTGTTGGTTTTTAGTACTAGCTCTCCTGCTCCCCATTCTAGTTAGCTGGTTGGTTGGTTGGTTTTGCGGCCATTTTTGTGATTCTCGCACTTTACCCAAGTTATAAAATGGTTGTAGTCTGCACGAGCTTGGCTTAAGAAGGGATTGCCCTTTGCAGTGGCCAGCAGTTTGTTGAAGTTTGGTTCCTGGGATGCTTCTGTAAGTGTATCCGATCCAGTTTGACTGGATGTCCATGGGATTGAACTATGTACATCGGCCTTCCTGCCGCGATATTATGCTACCTGGAACTGTAATGTGGGAGTATGAGGGTTTGGCGTTTTGGGGGTTTTTAATTTTGGTCCTCTAGAAAATTTACAGTTTTCACCTGAATACTAGTCTAACAGTACCTGATAGTTGTACTTGTACCTATCCAATTAGTGTATCATATTAGCAAGTTGCTTCAAGACTGCTGATTGAATTCAACAGTTGAAATTACCAAACATCTGCTTGTGACCTCAAAACTTGTTAGTCACTACCTTTTGTGTGCAGGCTACCTATCACCATCTGCTCAAGTGAATGCACTGGACACTGGAAATTTCTTCTTGCCAATGGCCAATACGTCCAACAAGCGCATGAGACCAACAGGGTTTTCGGATATCACAAGTGACAggatcagcagcctccccgatgagaTTCTCCACCATATCCTGTCTCTCATGACTGCACGAGAAGCGGTGCAGACATGCGTGCTATCCACGAGGTGGCGCGATGTTTGGATGTCTTTGCGGTGCATTGAAGTTGAGGCACAGGAATTCACCAACAAGGAGGGATTTGTGATGTTCATGGACAACCTACTACTGCGCCGTGGTTTGGTCCCTCTAGATAGCTTTTGCCTCATGGGCTGGAGCGATGATTTTTCCCTCAACCATCCCAGAGCTAACCTGTGGGTCTGCCATGCCCTTAGGAGCAATGTCCGTGTGCTTCAGATCTTCAGCCGTAAATTATTTAATCTTGAGTACTCTCCCTTCATTTCGTCGCATCTGAAAATACTCAATCTCCGTGATGTTCCATCGCTGCCCTCTTCATTGAGAAGCTCTTTTCTGGCTGTCCACA
Protein-coding regions in this window:
- the LOC123166379 gene encoding F-box/LRR-repeat protein At3g59190 isoform X2 produces the protein MLQGGAGRGAPRDGAAGGGGRDRISDLTDDLCHHVFSYMKAWEVVRTSALSRRWRRTWASAPCLDIRRLCACSRCVDQDWYAEFVKHLLLRRDRKPLNTLRLHWNHDDANTWIVHALRRNATAIQLSAKHHRPILKLDCTVFLSGNLNILQLANVSLDSRSLSGLCSRCTSLEELELRKALIYATQIRSTSLKRLTMVNCKIFNDLTVDASNLAALRCIRPCSFVPQIKNSGSLVTATIMLDDACLQHARPWSVQDDEDDGDTYTDAEDSDVSESQSPSDDDSCAVADEHARDCEHPGSGDIVVYGGKRIFHSLSNVRTMNLSAHRGEVLLTTELENCPVFENLRTLSLGEWCIDSEFNALSTMLENSPNLENLFIRLDKKACNSRDNTDPSETSCTYNNLKVKISYSGDAMIARQVEDFFRTNNGSWVMRTSIPLLHPQPLLLHIMDQLLELAHAN
- the LOC123166379 gene encoding F-box/LRR-repeat protein At3g59190 isoform X1, whose translation is MRGTIILTSSCSNLESVRRNAASLALLGFLLRVCQDFLSPCGLMLIVVVRAGNLFEKMLQGGAGRGAPRDGAAGGGGRDRISDLTDDLCHHVFSYMKAWEVVRTSALSRRWRRTWASAPCLDIRRLCACSRCVDQDWYAEFVKHLLLRRDRKPLNTLRLHWNHDDANTWIVHALRRNATAIQLSAKHHRPILKLDCTVFLSGNLNILQLANVSLDSRSLSGLCSRCTSLEELELRKALIYATQIRSTSLKRLTMVNCKIFNDLTVDASNLAALRCIRPCSFVPQIKNSGSLVTATIMLDDACLQHARPWSVQDDEDDGDTYTDAEDSDVSESQSPSDDDSCAVADEHARDCEHPGSGDIVVYGGKRIFHSLSNVRTMNLSAHRGEVLLTTELENCPVFENLRTLSLGEWCIDSEFNALSTMLENSPNLENLFIRLDKKACNSRDNTDPSETSCTYNNLKVKISYSGDAMIARQVEDFFRTNNGSWVMRTSIPLLHPQPLLLHIMDQLLELAHAN